The following nucleotide sequence is from Trifolium pratense cultivar HEN17-A07 linkage group LG2, ARS_RC_1.1, whole genome shotgun sequence.
AATTCCTCAAACCAGAGAGGTTCTTCGCCGATCTCTTCATACACTCATAAAAACTCAAACTAAAcctcaaaatttgaattaacACTACTTCAATTaccatatatcaattttaatttgaattttttctgtTAATCCATTATTCACTCCGAAACCCTAGAACTTCGTCACCGCCATGGATATTCGGTTTCCTTTCTCTCCGGCGGAGGTCTCCAAAGTCCGCATGGTTCAGTTCGGAATACTGAGTCCCGACGAGATCGTAATTTTCTTAATCCTCGATAAtaatttcatcttctttcgtaGATTGTTGGATATGATTATTGAATATGAATAGAATAGTTGAATTGAAGCATTGTAAGTTGTAAGTTATCATGTTTGTGAAAGAATTGATagttgattgattgattgattttcaGAGGCAAATGGCTGTAGTGCAAATTGAGCATGGAGAAACGACGGAACGAGGGAAGCCGAAAATTGGAGGATTAAGTGATCCTAGACTTGGAACTATTGATAGGAAAATGAAATGTGAAACTTGTACTGCTAGTATGGCTGAATGTCCTGGTCATTTTGGTTACTTGGAGCTTGCAAAACCTATGTTTCATATTGGATTTTTGAAGACTGTTCTCTCTATAATGCGTTGTGTTTGCTTTAACTGCTCAAAGATTCTTGCTGATGAGGTACTTTTGATGTCATTTTCGCGCGAAGTAGTTAGGGAATGTGTGTTGAATAATATTAACTTGATTAGTTGTATATatggtctgtttggattgatttattctGAGTTTATCTACTGACGTAAGCACTTTTAAGATTgttgagtttatctactgacGTAAGCACTTGTAAGATTGTTTGAGAAAACTTTTGGAAAGCTTCAATTCTTAGTTGTGAACTATGCTTAAGAATTTAAATTCATACAAGTATTTCAAGTGATATAAGGTTTTCTTTGTCTTACTAATGCTATTTAATATGCATACATGATACgagttttataaatttgtatatCTTACTATTAATGTTACAATTTTACGATTCCACGATTTACGTTCTCTCTATAATGCGTTGTGTTTGCTTTAACTGCTCTAAGATTCTTGCTGATGAGGTACTTTTGATATTGTTTTTGCGCGTAGTTAGGGAACATGTGTtgaataatattaatttgattaGTTGTatatagggtctgtttggatcgatttatttgagtttattacGTAAGCACTTGTAAGATTTGTTTGAGAAAACTTTTGGAAAGCTTCAGTTCTTAGTTGTGAACTATGCTcatgaatttaaatttataaaagtattgAAAGTGATATAAGGTTTTCTTTGTCTTACTAATGCTATTTAATATGCATATATACGAGTTATATGAATTTGTATATCTTATTATTAATGTTACAATTTGACGAATCCATGATTTACGTTACCAATTTTGTGTAAAATCTTAGTTGTGAACTATGGTTATGAATTTAGTTGTAAAGGTTCAATTCTTAGTTGTGAACTAtgcttatgaatttaaattcaTACAAGTATTTTAAGTGATATAAGGTTTCTTTGTCTTACTAATGCTATttaatatatgcatatataCGAGTTTTATGAATTTGTATATCTTACTATTAATGTTACAGTTTTACGATTCCACGATTTATGTTACCAATTTTGTGTAAAATCTTAGTTCTGAACTATGCTTATGAATTTAGTTGGAAAGCTTCAATTCTTAGTTTTGAACTAtgcttatgaatttaaattgaTACAAGTATTTTAAGTGATATAAGGTTTCTTTATCTTACTAATGCTATTTAATATTATATCTGAGTTTTATGAATTTGTATATCTTACTATTAATGTTACAATTTTATGATTCCACGATTTACGTTACCAATTTTGTGTAAAATCTCGATTTTAACGGTCAAATAATAGAAAGGAACTTAGATGCTTCTTTTTATTATATGCTGTGTGCTTTGATACTGaatattttattatgtgtttgGTTGTCTTTTGTGCAGAGTGATCATAAGTTTAAGCAGGCTCTAAGGATCAAGAATCCCAAAAATAGGCTAAGAAAGATCTTGGATGCttgcaaaaacaaaacaaagtgtGAAGGTGGTGATGACATTGACCTTCCTGGTCAAGATACCGAGGAGCCAGTTAAGAAGAGCCGAGGTGGCTGTGGTGCTCAGCAACCAAAGATAACAATTGAGGGGATGAAAATGATTGCGGAGTATAAAGCTCAACGGAAGAAGAGTGATGATCAGGAACAGCTTCCTGAACCCGTAGAAAGGAAACAGACTCTTTCCGCAGAAAGGGTAATTGATTTAGATTATGGATTTCTGGTATGAACACTTCTATGTTCATTGTTACAGAAATTAACATAGTTGGTGACTTGTTATGTCCGTTGAAGGTTCTCGGTGTTCTGAAAAGGATTAGTGACGAGGACTGCCAGTTGTTAGGCTTGAATCCTAAGTATGCCCGTCCTGACTGGTTGATTTTACAAGTTCTCCCAATTCCTCCTCCACCTGTGAGACCTTCTGTAATGATGGACACATCTTCCAGGAGCGAGGCAAGTGTTTCCATAGACTGTTTCACGTATTCTTGATTTTTCCAAGCTTTGctcttttttcatttcattatcTTTTGATACTGATTACTTCGACTCATAACTTTCTCAGCTGTAATTTTAATGACGTTTTATTTCAATACTGATATTTTGTCTCTTTTGCTTGTAGGATGATTTAACTCATCAGTTGGCCATGATCATCAGGCACAATGAGAATCTGAAGAGACAGGAGAGGAATGGTTCTCCTGCACATATTATTTCAGAGTTTGCTCAGCTGTTGCAGTTTCATATAGCCACGTATTTTGATAATGAGTTACCTGGATTGCCAAGGGTATACTTGTTTTGGACGCTGGCATTAAATTTAACACTGATATTTGCTTTGCTTGTTATAATCTTcattgatttttaattattcaTAATTGGCATagtattttttatgtaattatttattttcacagGCTACTCAAAGATCGGGAAGGCCGATCAAATCAATATGTAGCAGGCTTAAAGCAAAAGAAGGCCGTATTAGAGGCAACTTGATGGGAAAAAGAGTTGATTTTTCTGCTCGAACAGTAATCACACCAGATCCAAccatcaatatcgatcaattgGGAGTGCCATGGAGTATTGCTCTGAATCTTACATACCCTGAGACTGTGACTCCTTACAACATTGAAAGGTGTCATTTGGATATGAATTATCAGTTGCTTGTCTCCTAATATgttttcaattaatttaacaaaataatattcTAAATGAAAAATACAGATTGAAGGAACTTGTTGAGTATGGACCCCATCCTCCACCTGGAAAAACTGGTGCCAAGTATATTATTCGTGATGATGGGCAAAGGCTTGATCTCAGATATTTGAAGAAAAGTAGCGATCACCATTTGGAGCTTGGATACAAGGCATTGTTTTTAAgcaatgatttattttatttttttgaagtttttcacTCAGCCTTCTAACAGCTCTTGATGTTATGGTTTTAGGTGGAGCGTCATTTGAATGACGGAGACTTTGTTCTCTTCAATCGGCAGCCTAGTCTTCATAAGATGTCTATAATGGGGCACCGAATCAAAATCATGCCTTATTCTACTTTTCGGCTTAACTTGTCGGTTACCTCACCATATAATGCTGATTTTGATGGCGATGAAATGAATATGCATGTTCCTCAGTCATTTGAAACCAGAGCTGAGGTGTTGGAGCTGATGATGGTGCCTAAATGCATTGTGTCACCTCAGTCAAACAGGCCAGTCATGGGAATTGTCCAAGATTCACTTTTAGGATGCAGAAAAATCACCAAGAGAGATACATTCATTTCAAAGGTTATATCAagtgaattttttattatttcagttTACCTCAGTTTAAGTTCTTGTACAAGCcgcttagattttttttttctttctttttcctttccttttgcAGGATGTCTTTATGAATATATTGATGTGGTGGGAAGATTTTGATGGGAAAGTGCCTGCTCCTACAATATTGAAACCAGAACCACTGTGGACTGGGAAACAAGTTTTCAATCTGATTATTCCTAAGCAGATAAATCTAATTAGATATTCTAGCTGGCACAATGAGAGCGAAGGGGGACCCATAACCCCTGGAGATACAATGGTCAGAATTGAAAAGGGAGAACTACTTACCGGTACTCTTTGCAAAAAGACATTAGGAACAGGCACTGGAAGTCTCATTCATGTCATTTGGTATGCAGCTCCGGCATATATATTTCCACTTGAAATTACCAACAGAATTAGATTATtattacaatctctattaattGATAGAGGAATTTATTCTGTTGACTCAAACTGTGAACTCTCATTTGAGTTAGATAAAcaatttcatattattattattattattgtaaattTGATTGGCTGTGACAACTGTTGTTATCAGCTcctttcttctttgttcttccTACTGAATGTGTACATGAATACAGGGAAGAGGTTGGCCCTGATGCTGCTCGCAAATTTCTTGGCCATACTCAGTGGCTTGTAAACTACTGGCTTCTACAGAATGCTTTTAGCATTGGAATTGGTGATACAATTGCTGATGCCTCAACCATGGAGACTATTAATCAGACTATTTCACAGGCTAAGGATAAAGTGAAACAACTCATCCGGGAAGCTCAGGAAAAGAAATTGGAGGCTGAACCTGGTCGGACAATGATGGATTCATTTGAAAATAGAGTTAATCAGGTACTTACATGAGATTTCTTGTCACtgttatatttattatttttgaaacagATGTCACTGTTATATTTATTGGAAACTTCTTTTGGATGAATCTGATGTTCTAtgatatttgataattttagaCTCTGAATAGAGCTCGTGATGATGCTGGAAATAGTGCCCAAAAAAGTTTATCTGAAAGCAATAATCTGAAAGCCATGGTCACAGCTGGTTCCAAGGGAAGTTTCATTAACATATCTCAGATGACTGCTTGTGTGGGCCAACAGAATGTTGAGGGTAAACGAATTCCATTTGGGTTCATAGATCGGACATTGCCCCACTTTACAAAAGATGATTATGGGCCTGAGAGTCGTGGGTTTGTGGAGAACTCATATCTCCGTGGACTGACCCCTCAAGAGTTTTTTTTCCATGCTATGGGTGGTAGGGAAGGTCTTATTGATACTGCAGTGAAGACCTCAGAAACCGGGTACATTCAGAGGCGGCTTGTAAAGGCTATGGAGGACATCATGGTTAAATATGATGGCACAGTTAGGAATTCTTTGGGAGATGTTATCCAATTTCTCTATGGTGAAGATGGTATGGATGCTGTTTGGATAGAAACGCAGAAACTGGATTCactgaaaatgaaaaaaacagaTTTTGATAGGGCTTTTAGGtatgaatttgatgatgaaaactGGAAGCCTACTTACATGCTTGAAGAACCTGTAGAAGACTTGAAAACAATTAGAGAGTTCCGGAATGTGTTTGAGGCGGAAGTTCAAAAGCTTGATGCTGACAGGTTTCAACTTGCAACTGAGATAGCCACTACTGGTGACAGTTCTCTGCCACTACCTGTCAACCTTAAGAGGCTTATCTGGAATGCACAGAAGACCTTTAAGGTTGACTTCAGAAGACCTTCTGATATGCATCCAATGGAAATCGTGGAAGCTATTGATAAGCTCCAGGAGCGACTTAGAGTAGTTCCTGGGGAAGACCTTTTAAGTCAAGAAGCTCAGAAAAATGCCACTCTCCTGTTCAACATTCTGCTTCGTAGCACTTTTGCCAGTAAAAGAGTCTTGGAGGAGTACAGGCTTTCTCGTGAGGCATTCGAATGGGTAGTGGGAGAAATAGAATCAAGGTTCTTGCAATCACTTGTGGCCTCTGGGGAAATGATTGGTTGTGTGGCAGCGCAATCAATTGGTGAACCTGCTACTCAGATGACTCTCAACACTTTCCATTATGCTGGTGTCAGTGCTAAGAACGTTACACTTGGTGTTCCTAGGTTAAGGGAAATTATTAATGTTGCCAAGAGAATCAAGACACCTTCTCTGTCTGTGTATCTGAAACCTGAGGTTTGTAAGACAAAAGAGAGAGCCAAGAGTGTGCAGTGTGCTTTAGAATATACCACTCTCCGGAGTGTGACTCAAGCCACAGAGGTGTGGTATGATCCGGACCCAATGGGTACTATAATAGAAGAGGATGTTGATTTTGTCAAGTCTTACTATGAAATGCCCGATGAAGAAGTTGCTCTTGAAAAAATCTCACCTTGGTTGCTTCGCATTGAGCTGAATCGTGAAATGATGGTGGATAAGAAGTTGAGTATGGCTGACATTGCTGAGAAGATCAACCTTGAATTTGATGATGATTTGACATGCATATTTAATGATGACAATGCTGAAAAACTTATACTTCGAATCCGCATTATGAATGATGAAGCGCCCAAGGGAGACATTCAGGATGAATCTGCTGAAGATGAtgtatttttaaagaaaatagaAAGCAACATGCTGACTGAAATGACCTTACGAGGTATTCCAGATATCAACAaagttttcataaaaaatacgaaaattcAGAAGTTTGATGAGAATGAAGGTTTTAAGCCTCATGAGGAATGGATGCTTGATACCGAAGGTGTCAACCTTTTAGCTGTAATGTGCCATGAAGATGTTGATGCAAGAAGGACCACAAGCAACCACTTGATTGAAGTTATTGAAGTTCTTGGTATCGAGGCAGTTCGGCGGTCTCTGCTGGATGAATTGCGTGTTGTCATTTCATTTGACGGGTCTTACGTCAATTACAGGCACCTGGCTATTCTTTGTGATACCATGACTTATCGTGGACATTTGATGGCAATTACACGCCATGGTATCAACAGGAATGAAACTGGCCCAATGATGAGGTGCTCATTTGAAGAGACCGTTGATATTCTCCTTGATGCTGCGGTATATGCCGAGACAGATTACTTGAGGGGTGTAACAGAAAATATTATGTTAGGTCAACTAGCCCCCATTGGCACTGGTGAATGTGCCCTGTTACTTAATGATGAGATGCTAAAGAATGCCATTGAGCTCCAGCTACCTAGCTATATGGAAGGTCTTGATTATGGCATGACACCTGGTCATTCCCCAATATCTGCTACTCCATATCGTGAAGGCTTGATGTCTCCAAGTTATCTGTTGAGCCCAAATCTCCGGCTGTCTCCTACTAATGATGCACAGTTTTCACCATATGTTGGTGGTATGGCATTTTCTCCTACTTCATCTCCTGGTTACAGTCCATCATCACCAGGCTATAGTCCATCATCCCCTGGATACAGCCCCACTTCACCTGGGTACAGCCCTACATCTCCTGGATACAGCCCTACATCACCTGGGTACAGTCCTACCTCTCCAACATACAGTCCTAGCTCTCCAGGATATAGTCCTACAAGCCCAGCTTATTCACCTACAAGTCCTTCCTACTCTCCCACATCACCCAGCTACAGCCCCACCTCACCCAGCTATAGCCCAACTTCTCCCAGCTACAGCCCTACATCTCCCAGCTACAGCCCAACTTCACCTGCTTATAGCCCAACTTCACCGGCCTACAGCCCCACTTCACCTGCTTACAGTCCAACTTCTCCATCATACAGCCCCACTTCACCTTCCTACAGTCCAACTTCACCATCCTATAGCCCCACTTCACCTTCCTACAGCCCCACTTCTCCGTCATATAGTCCTACATCACCTGCTTATAGCCCCACCTCTCCTGGGTATAGCCCCACATCTCCATCATACAGTCCAACTTCGCCATCCTATAGTCCTACTTCCCCAAGTTACAACCCACAATCTGCAAAGTATAGTCCTTCATTGGCATATTCTCCAAGCAGTCCAAGATTGTCTCCATCAAGTCCATATAGTCCTACGTCTCCAAGCTATAGGTGAGTCATTCTCTGGgatatttatagtattttttttagcacCAATGTGATATTATGAATGGAACCTATAAATGCTTAAAAGATTTCCCAAAAACTTGGAACTTGTTTCTTTCACTTTTTAGTCAACTACTTTGGTTTGAAGAGGAACCACTACattattcaattataaaaaGCTAATTGCCTTTGGATTTTCCATGTTGTTCAATGATTAGGTTGTTGAGTCTGAATATAGTCTGGCCTATCTTTATATCAATTGCATTTTTCTTTTGTGGTAATTCTTTACACCAAGTAAATgcctaatatttttttttccagccCAACGTCTCCATCATACTCACCAACATCTCCATCATATTCTCCATCGAGCCCAACATACAGTCCCAGCAGGTAAGTGAACTTCATCTATTATCCTGTCAAGCCTTTGGACAACTTATCTAGCGTCTATGCTAATACCAGTATTAGAATTaagaatttttttcatttgttattgaaacttgacaaaatataatttttgtctgttacttatttatatttgtaCATTTTTGTAGCCCATATAATTCTGGTACGAGCCCAGACTATAGCCCAAGTTCGCCGCAATTTAGGTATGCTTATTCATAGGCGATTCTTAAAATGCTAAATGGTATGGAAGGCATATAACTGAGCGTGTTCtgtttttgttaattttctATTTGCAGTCCCAGTACGGGTTACTCACCAAGTCAACCTGGTTACTCACCATCATCAACCAGCCAGTACACTCCAAAGACAAATGACAACAAGGATGATCCTGGCACTCAATGAGGTGAGCTGTTTGTTTGCTGAAGTAACATACgactgttaatttttttttcttccttattggATGAAAATGCTCTTAATTTGCCGTCTACATCCCATTTTAAACTTGTGAAAAGGGTCTTTTGGCCAGAAATGTATTGACGAAGATTTGGCAAATGCTGTCTGTTATATATTGctttaatttcaaattaaatattgaagACGATTGTGTAAGCGATTTTGAATAAATAGATCTCGGGATTTTTTTTAGGGGGGATGGGAATGCCTGTAATGATAAACAGCACGAAGAGTGTAGGAAAGTGCTGACTCACCACTTAATTCTGtcaaagaaaaatatgaattgCTGGCATTATCCACGTAatgaatgtgatatttaacCTAGTTTTTATAAGATGTGCTTAGCATCAATTTATACATATTTGGCATTTCCCACTCTCCCTTTGACTAATATCTAAGATGGGTGTGAATGTGCAGCCAGATTGATTTGTTTGAGAGATGGGAGTGATTGTGCAGACGGATTGATGCTAAACTGGACTTGAGCTTCTGCTGGGAAGGATTTCTGCTAGTTTACTTTGTATTAATCACATATGATTTGATTCTGTTGACAATATCTTCAGAAGTCTGTCAAGTTTGATTTGAAGTTTTGCATTGTAAGTTGAacattttttcttgtttcaatatgtcTATGTAAAGTGTTAAGAATGATATCGACTATATAAATCATTTCTATGAAGTCTGAATTAAAGTTTATGATACGGAGGTTGAATGAACAATTTTCCGGTCATAGTTGAAACACAAATG
It contains:
- the LOC123905607 gene encoding DNA-directed RNA polymerase II subunit RPB1 isoform X1, whose amino-acid sequence is MDIRFPFSPAEVSKVRMVQFGILSPDEIRQMAVVQIEHGETTERGKPKIGGLSDPRLGTIDRKMKCETCTASMAECPGHFGYLELAKPMFHIGFLKTVLSIMRCVCFNCSKILADESDHKFKQALRIKNPKNRLRKILDACKNKTKCEGGDDIDLPGQDTEEPVKKSRGGCGAQQPKITIEGMKMIAEYKAQRKKSDDQEQLPEPVERKQTLSAERVLGVLKRISDEDCQLLGLNPKYARPDWLILQVLPIPPPPVRPSVMMDTSSRSEDDLTHQLAMIIRHNENLKRQERNGSPAHIISEFAQLLQFHIATYFDNELPGLPRATQRSGRPIKSICSRLKAKEGRIRGNLMGKRVDFSARTVITPDPTINIDQLGVPWSIALNLTYPETVTPYNIERLKELVEYGPHPPPGKTGAKYIIRDDGQRLDLRYLKKSSDHHLELGYKVERHLNDGDFVLFNRQPSLHKMSIMGHRIKIMPYSTFRLNLSVTSPYNADFDGDEMNMHVPQSFETRAEVLELMMVPKCIVSPQSNRPVMGIVQDSLLGCRKITKRDTFISKDVFMNILMWWEDFDGKVPAPTILKPEPLWTGKQVFNLIIPKQINLIRYSSWHNESEGGPITPGDTMVRIEKGELLTGTLCKKTLGTGTGSLIHVIWEEVGPDAARKFLGHTQWLVNYWLLQNAFSIGIGDTIADASTMETINQTISQAKDKVKQLIREAQEKKLEAEPGRTMMDSFENRVNQTLNRARDDAGNSAQKSLSESNNLKAMVTAGSKGSFINISQMTACVGQQNVEGKRIPFGFIDRTLPHFTKDDYGPESRGFVENSYLRGLTPQEFFFHAMGGREGLIDTAVKTSETGYIQRRLVKAMEDIMVKYDGTVRNSLGDVIQFLYGEDGMDAVWIETQKLDSLKMKKTDFDRAFRYEFDDENWKPTYMLEEPVEDLKTIREFRNVFEAEVQKLDADRFQLATEIATTGDSSLPLPVNLKRLIWNAQKTFKVDFRRPSDMHPMEIVEAIDKLQERLRVVPGEDLLSQEAQKNATLLFNILLRSTFASKRVLEEYRLSREAFEWVVGEIESRFLQSLVASGEMIGCVAAQSIGEPATQMTLNTFHYAGVSAKNVTLGVPRLREIINVAKRIKTPSLSVYLKPEVCKTKERAKSVQCALEYTTLRSVTQATEVWYDPDPMGTIIEEDVDFVKSYYEMPDEEVALEKISPWLLRIELNREMMVDKKLSMADIAEKINLEFDDDLTCIFNDDNAEKLILRIRIMNDEAPKGDIQDESAEDDVFLKKIESNMLTEMTLRGIPDINKVFIKNTKIQKFDENEGFKPHEEWMLDTEGVNLLAVMCHEDVDARRTTSNHLIEVIEVLGIEAVRRSLLDELRVVISFDGSYVNYRHLAILCDTMTYRGHLMAITRHGINRNETGPMMRCSFEETVDILLDAAVYAETDYLRGVTENIMLGQLAPIGTGECALLLNDEMLKNAIELQLPSYMEGLDYGMTPGHSPISATPYREGLMSPSYLLSPNLRLSPTNDAQFSPYVGGMAFSPTSSPGYSPSSPGYSPSSPGYSPTSPGYSPTSPGYSPTSPGYSPTSPTYSPSSPGYSPTSPAYSPTSPSYSPTSPSYSPTSPSYSPTSPSYSPTSPSYSPTSPAYSPTSPAYSPTSPAYSPTSPSYSPTSPSYSPTSPSYSPTSPSYSPTSPSYSPTSPAYSPTSPGYSPTSPSYSPTSPSYSPTSPSYNPQSAKYSPSLAYSPSSPRLSPSSPYSPTSPSYSPTSPSYSPTSPSYSPSSPTYSPSSPYNSGTSPDYSPSSPQFSPSTGYSPSQPGYSPSSTSQYTPKTNDNKDDPGTQ
- the LOC123905607 gene encoding DNA-directed RNA polymerase II subunit RPB1 isoform X2 — its product is MRCVCFNCSKILADESDHKFKQALRIKNPKNRLRKILDACKNKTKCEGGDDIDLPGQDTEEPVKKSRGGCGAQQPKITIEGMKMIAEYKAQRKKSDDQEQLPEPVERKQTLSAERVLGVLKRISDEDCQLLGLNPKYARPDWLILQVLPIPPPPVRPSVMMDTSSRSEDDLTHQLAMIIRHNENLKRQERNGSPAHIISEFAQLLQFHIATYFDNELPGLPRATQRSGRPIKSICSRLKAKEGRIRGNLMGKRVDFSARTVITPDPTINIDQLGVPWSIALNLTYPETVTPYNIERLKELVEYGPHPPPGKTGAKYIIRDDGQRLDLRYLKKSSDHHLELGYKVERHLNDGDFVLFNRQPSLHKMSIMGHRIKIMPYSTFRLNLSVTSPYNADFDGDEMNMHVPQSFETRAEVLELMMVPKCIVSPQSNRPVMGIVQDSLLGCRKITKRDTFISKDVFMNILMWWEDFDGKVPAPTILKPEPLWTGKQVFNLIIPKQINLIRYSSWHNESEGGPITPGDTMVRIEKGELLTGTLCKKTLGTGTGSLIHVIWEEVGPDAARKFLGHTQWLVNYWLLQNAFSIGIGDTIADASTMETINQTISQAKDKVKQLIREAQEKKLEAEPGRTMMDSFENRVNQTLNRARDDAGNSAQKSLSESNNLKAMVTAGSKGSFINISQMTACVGQQNVEGKRIPFGFIDRTLPHFTKDDYGPESRGFVENSYLRGLTPQEFFFHAMGGREGLIDTAVKTSETGYIQRRLVKAMEDIMVKYDGTVRNSLGDVIQFLYGEDGMDAVWIETQKLDSLKMKKTDFDRAFRYEFDDENWKPTYMLEEPVEDLKTIREFRNVFEAEVQKLDADRFQLATEIATTGDSSLPLPVNLKRLIWNAQKTFKVDFRRPSDMHPMEIVEAIDKLQERLRVVPGEDLLSQEAQKNATLLFNILLRSTFASKRVLEEYRLSREAFEWVVGEIESRFLQSLVASGEMIGCVAAQSIGEPATQMTLNTFHYAGVSAKNVTLGVPRLREIINVAKRIKTPSLSVYLKPEVCKTKERAKSVQCALEYTTLRSVTQATEVWYDPDPMGTIIEEDVDFVKSYYEMPDEEVALEKISPWLLRIELNREMMVDKKLSMADIAEKINLEFDDDLTCIFNDDNAEKLILRIRIMNDEAPKGDIQDESAEDDVFLKKIESNMLTEMTLRGIPDINKVFIKNTKIQKFDENEGFKPHEEWMLDTEGVNLLAVMCHEDVDARRTTSNHLIEVIEVLGIEAVRRSLLDELRVVISFDGSYVNYRHLAILCDTMTYRGHLMAITRHGINRNETGPMMRCSFEETVDILLDAAVYAETDYLRGVTENIMLGQLAPIGTGECALLLNDEMLKNAIELQLPSYMEGLDYGMTPGHSPISATPYREGLMSPSYLLSPNLRLSPTNDAQFSPYVGGMAFSPTSSPGYSPSSPGYSPSSPGYSPTSPGYSPTSPGYSPTSPGYSPTSPTYSPSSPGYSPTSPAYSPTSPSYSPTSPSYSPTSPSYSPTSPSYSPTSPSYSPTSPAYSPTSPAYSPTSPAYSPTSPSYSPTSPSYSPTSPSYSPTSPSYSPTSPSYSPTSPAYSPTSPGYSPTSPSYSPTSPSYSPTSPSYNPQSAKYSPSLAYSPSSPRLSPSSPYSPTSPSYSPTSPSYSPTSPSYSPSSPTYSPSSPYNSGTSPDYSPSSPQFSPSTGYSPSQPGYSPSSTSQYTPKTNDNKDDPGTQ